One window from the genome of Marinobacter bohaiensis encodes:
- a CDS encoding DUF4399 domain-containing protein, whose product MRQLPNAVLAAALAFSAGSALAATPAPDGASVYFITPSDGDTVSSPVTVRFGLEGMGVAPAGIDMAKTGHHHLLVDVDELPPAGQPIPSDDHHRHFGGGQTQTELELPPGEHTLQLIMGDQTHIPHEPPVVSERITITVE is encoded by the coding sequence ATGCGACAGCTACCGAATGCCGTCCTGGCGGCGGCGCTGGCCTTTAGCGCTGGCTCAGCCCTCGCGGCCACCCCGGCCCCGGACGGCGCGTCAGTCTATTTCATCACGCCGAGTGATGGCGACACAGTCAGCTCGCCGGTTACCGTGCGCTTTGGCCTGGAAGGCATGGGCGTCGCGCCGGCCGGCATCGATATGGCGAAAACCGGCCACCATCACCTGCTGGTGGACGTGGACGAGCTGCCGCCCGCCGGCCAGCCGATTCCATCCGACGACCATCATCGCCATTTCGGTGGCGGCCAGACCCAGACGGAGCTGGAGCTGCCACCGGGCGAACACACCCTGCAACTGATTATGGGGGACCAGACGCACATTCCCCACGAGCCGCCGGTGGTTTCCGAGCGGATCACCATCACCGTCGAATAA
- a CDS encoding glutathione S-transferase family protein gives MQLVIGNKNYSSWSLRPWLLMAAFGLEFEEIQESLVQDGLKVRLGRYSPTCRVPVLLDGRLTIWDSLAICEYVSETYLDGRGWPSDPAARAHARSVVAEMHSGFGALRAEMPMNCRARRLIELSEAARADIDRIDALWTDCTTRYGEDGPWLFGDFSIADCFYAPVAWRFLTYGTPLSDGAQQYAARLRHHECMERWLSAALTETEVVPEDEAGRDLT, from the coding sequence ATGCAGCTCGTGATTGGCAACAAGAATTACTCGTCCTGGTCCCTGCGCCCCTGGCTGCTGATGGCGGCGTTCGGGCTCGAGTTCGAGGAAATCCAGGAATCCCTGGTGCAGGACGGCCTCAAGGTCCGGCTGGGGCGCTACTCGCCCACCTGCCGCGTGCCGGTGTTGCTGGACGGCCGGCTGACCATCTGGGATTCCCTGGCCATCTGCGAATACGTGTCGGAAACCTATCTCGACGGCCGTGGCTGGCCTTCCGACCCGGCGGCCCGGGCCCACGCCCGCTCGGTGGTGGCGGAAATGCACTCGGGCTTCGGTGCGCTGCGGGCGGAAATGCCCATGAATTGTCGCGCCCGTCGGCTGATCGAGCTGTCGGAAGCGGCCCGGGCCGACATTGACCGCATTGACGCCCTCTGGACCGATTGCACCACCCGCTACGGCGAGGATGGGCCCTGGCTGTTTGGCGACTTCTCCATTGCCGACTGCTTCTACGCGCCGGTGGCCTGGCGCTTCCTCACCTACGGCACGCCCCTGTCCGACGGAGCCCAGCAGTACGCCGCGCGCCTGCGCCATCATGAGTGCATGGAGCGCTGGTTGTCCGCGGCCCTCACCGAAACCGAAGTGGTCCCCGAAGACGAGGCGGGACGGGATCTGACCTGA
- a CDS encoding PEP-CTERM sorting domain-containing protein, with the protein MSRLFAILLLVLAQPAVATVMQYDYRFHYKDISLCPPDCSAPTGLGSGSLLLDTDTGELSHLLLVSDDFAVDWWGSALFTQRDGRSVDGGELASYGVDISPASGQSIGLYLDLFFVPDGGQPLAYLENVVEEANGFQQGETNWFFWGQYSVSRVATVPEPGALALFGLGLTAISLVVGLRRRSRSCSS; encoded by the coding sequence ATGTCCCGCCTGTTTGCCATCCTGCTCCTGGTTCTCGCCCAACCCGCCGTCGCCACGGTGATGCAGTACGACTACCGCTTCCACTACAAGGACATCAGCCTCTGCCCGCCGGATTGCAGTGCGCCCACCGGGCTGGGCAGCGGCTCCCTGCTGCTCGATACCGACACCGGCGAGCTGTCGCACCTGCTGTTGGTGAGCGACGACTTCGCCGTTGACTGGTGGGGCAGTGCGCTGTTTACCCAGCGGGACGGGCGCAGCGTGGACGGCGGCGAGCTGGCCAGCTACGGCGTGGACATCAGTCCGGCGTCGGGCCAGTCCATCGGCCTGTACCTCGACCTGTTCTTCGTGCCCGACGGCGGGCAGCCCCTGGCCTACCTGGAAAACGTGGTGGAAGAAGCCAACGGGTTCCAGCAGGGGGAGACAAACTGGTTCTTCTGGGGGCAATATAGCGTCAGTAGAGTCGCAACCGTCCCCGAACCGGGCGCGCTGGCGTTGTTCGGTTTGGGCCTGACGGCCATCAGTCTGGTCGTTGGTCTTCGTCGCCGGAGTCGCTCATGCAGCTCGTGA
- a CDS encoding alkaline phosphatase D family protein, with the protein MKRLTRREFLRVSALSAGAVVVSTGLAGCLSSGGSSSDSGDEGGDSNGSAAFQHGVASGDPLQDRVLLWTRVTPLETDGAVSVGWEVATDASFANLVHSGTTETNAGRDYTVKVDVLSLSPGETYYYRFKSQGSTSLVGQTRTLPEGSVSQVTLAVMSCANYPAGYFNVYDAVAQESDLDAVVHLGDYLYEYANGQYGTDEVRQIPDANDTELVALEDYRSRYALYRTDSNLQVLHAQVPFIAVWDDHEVANDAWESGAQNHQGSEGDYSERKLAALQAYFEWMPVRPASEDDEETIYRSFAFGDLVNLYMLDTRLIARDEQLDYDDYMSGDIIDREAVNNARRDANREMLGAEQLAWLSNQVQTSTATWQVLGQQVLMGRMLFPEEVIVSYQNGDSAAVISQLTELLVLKEIENSGGSLTTDQQARLDNTLPYNLDAWDGYVWERDEIFQLMADNGKNLVVLAGDTHNAWANNLTLDDPDGDVVGVEFATASVSSPGLEYYLGLSASEAATAAQGLETLIDGLEYANVSQRGYLRVTFTATEARADWRFVSTATDSSYSLDSDSAYARRTVAGAPGLTSV; encoded by the coding sequence ATGAAGCGCCTGACCCGTCGCGAGTTTCTCCGCGTCTCCGCTCTCAGTGCCGGAGCGGTGGTTGTATCCACCGGCCTGGCCGGTTGCCTGTCCTCCGGCGGCTCGTCGTCCGATTCCGGGGACGAAGGCGGCGATTCGAATGGCAGTGCCGCCTTCCAGCACGGCGTGGCCAGCGGCGATCCGCTACAGGACCGCGTATTGCTGTGGACGCGCGTCACCCCGCTGGAAACCGACGGCGCGGTCAGCGTGGGTTGGGAAGTGGCGACGGATGCGTCCTTCGCCAACCTGGTGCATTCCGGCACCACCGAAACCAACGCCGGTCGCGATTACACCGTCAAGGTGGACGTGCTCAGCCTGAGTCCGGGCGAAACCTACTACTATCGCTTCAAGTCCCAGGGCTCGACTTCCCTGGTCGGTCAGACCCGGACCCTGCCCGAAGGCAGCGTGTCGCAGGTGACCCTGGCGGTGATGTCCTGTGCCAATTACCCGGCCGGTTATTTCAACGTGTACGACGCCGTAGCCCAGGAGAGTGATCTGGATGCGGTGGTTCACCTGGGCGACTACCTCTACGAATACGCCAACGGCCAGTACGGCACGGACGAAGTGCGCCAGATTCCGGACGCCAACGACACCGAACTGGTGGCGTTGGAAGACTACCGCAGCCGCTACGCTCTCTATCGCACCGACAGCAACCTGCAGGTGCTGCACGCGCAGGTGCCCTTCATCGCCGTGTGGGACGACCACGAGGTGGCCAACGACGCCTGGGAAAGCGGCGCCCAGAATCACCAGGGTTCGGAAGGCGACTACAGCGAGCGCAAGCTGGCGGCCCTGCAGGCCTACTTCGAATGGATGCCGGTGCGCCCGGCCAGCGAGGACGACGAAGAGACCATCTACCGCAGCTTCGCGTTCGGCGACCTGGTCAACCTGTACATGCTCGACACCCGCCTGATCGCGCGGGACGAACAGCTCGACTACGACGATTACATGAGCGGCGACATCATCGACCGCGAGGCGGTCAACAACGCTCGCAGGGACGCCAACCGGGAAATGCTGGGCGCCGAACAGTTGGCCTGGCTCAGCAACCAGGTCCAGACCTCGACCGCGACCTGGCAAGTGCTGGGGCAGCAGGTGCTGATGGGGCGGATGCTGTTCCCGGAAGAGGTGATCGTGTCGTATCAGAACGGGGATTCGGCGGCGGTGATCTCGCAGCTGACGGAGCTGTTGGTGCTCAAGGAAATCGAGAACAGCGGCGGATCGCTCACTACCGATCAGCAGGCCCGTCTGGACAACACCTTGCCCTACAACCTCGACGCCTGGGACGGCTACGTCTGGGAGCGCGACGAGATCTTCCAGTTGATGGCCGACAACGGCAAGAACCTGGTGGTGCTGGCCGGCGATACCCACAACGCCTGGGCCAACAACCTGACCCTGGACGATCCGGACGGCGATGTGGTGGGTGTGGAATTCGCTACCGCCTCGGTGAGCTCGCCGGGGCTGGAATATTACCTGGGGCTGTCGGCGAGCGAGGCCGCCACCGCCGCCCAGGGGCTGGAGACGCTGATCGACGGCCTCGAATACGCCAACGTCAGCCAGCGCGGCTACCTGCGGGTGACCTTTACCGCCACCGAAGCCCGTGCCGACTGGCGTTTTGTCAGCACGGCCACCGACTCCAGCTACAGCCTGGACAGCGACAGTGCCTACGCCCGGAGGACCGTGGCCGGGGCGCCGGGTCTGACGTCCGTCTGA